The following proteins are co-located in the Chaetodon trifascialis isolate fChaTrf1 chromosome 14, fChaTrf1.hap1, whole genome shotgun sequence genome:
- the fuca2 gene encoding plasma alpha-L-fucosidase has product MGLLAINFVLSMLLIGSSRGRYEPTWESIDSRPLPEWFDQAKFGIFIHWGVFSVPSFGSEWFWWYWQKQKLQPYVDFMQRNYPVDFKYQDFAPQFTAEFFDAKEWTDIFASSGAKYIVLTTKHHEGFTLWGSKNSWNWNAVDVGPKRDLVDEVASAVRANSDLRLGLYHSLFEWFNPLFELDAANVYTTNYFPTTKTLPELYELVVKYKPEVLWSDGDGNAPDKYWNSTGFLAWLYNDSPVRDTVVTNDRWGYGSICTHGGYYTCADRYQPGHLLKHKWENCMTIDQKSWGYRRNARLSDYLTIEQLVWTLVETVSCGGNLLMNIGPTHDGRIAPIFEERLRQMGQWLKVNGEAIYNTTAWRAQNDTVTPKVWYTFRPQEKSIFALLLQWPNNGSVVLNEPVATQGHTQVVLLGHGSLQWQPVKPSGLRVLLPQLSSSQMPCQWAWTLKLTGAT; this is encoded by the exons ATGGGTTTATTAGCCATTAATTTCGTTTTATCGATGCTGTTGATCGGCTCCAGCAGAGGAAGATACGAGCCGACCTGGGAATCCATCGACTCCAGACCGCTTCCTGAGTGGTTCGATCAGGCCAAGTTTGGCATCTTCATACACTGGGGGGTCTTCTCTGTTCCGAGCTTCGGTAGCGAGTGGTTCTG GTGGTACTGGCAGAAACAAAAACTGCAGCCGTATGTCGACTTCATGCAGAGGAATTATCCTGTAGACTTCAAGTATCAAGACTTTGCGCCGCAGTTCACGGCTGAGTTCTTCGACGCCAAAGAATGGACGGACATCTTTGCCTCATCAGGAGCGAAGTACATCGTCCTGACCACAAAACACCATGAAG GTTTCACACTATGGGGCTCCAAAAACTCCTGGAACTGGAACGCAGTGGATGTTGGACCAAAAAGGGATCTGGTGGATGAAGTGGCGAGTGCCGTCCGTGCTAACAGTGACCTGCGTTTAGGACTGTATCATTCTCTCTTCGAGTGGTTTAACCCGCTCTTTGAACTGGACGCTGCTAACGTCTACACTACCAACTACTTTCCTACCACTAAAACTCTGCCTGAGCTTTACGAGCTCGTTGTCAAGTACAAACCAGAGGTGCTGTGGTCTGACGGGGACGGAAACGCACCTGACAAGTACTGGAACAGCACAGGTTTCTTGGCCTGGCTCTACAACGACAG TCCCGTACGAGACACAGTGGTGACGAATGATCGCTGGGGCTACGGCTCCATCTGCACCCACGGTGGGTATTACACCTGTGCTGACCGCTACCAGCCGGGACACCTGCTGAAACACAAATGGGAAAACTGCATGACCATCGACCAAAAGTCCTGGGGTTACAGACGAAACGCTCGTCTCAGTGACTACCTCACCATCGAGCAGCTTGTATGG ACGTTGGTGGAGACCGTGTCCTGTGGTGGAAACCTGCTGATGAACATCGGTCCGACACACGATGGAAGGATCGCTCCCATCTTTGAGGAGCGTCTGCGGCAGATGGGTCAGTGGCTGAAGGTCAACGGGGAGGCCATCTACAACACAACGGCATGGCGGGCTCAAAATGACACCGTCACCCCCAAAGTCTG GTACACTTTCAGACCACAGGAAAAAAGCATCTTTGCCCTTTTACTGCAGTGGCCCAACAATGGATCTGTGGTTCTGAATGAACCTGTGGCAACACAAGGACACACTCAG GTGGTGCTCCTCGGTCACGGGTCTCTGCAGTGGCAGCCTGTAAAGCCCAGCGGACTGCGGGTTCTCCTGCCCCAGCTGTCCTCCAGCCAGATGCCATGCCAGTGGGCCTGGACGCTGAAGCTGACAGGTGCCACTTAA